The sequence TGCTAACAGGGATAAATGCAGGAAATTTACACAGCTGAAAGCCGCCGGAACAATCAGCAACACGGTCGCCATGACCGGGGTTCCTTAATTACATTCCAGGCAACAAAGCTAGAAGCGCAGGCGCATGAACAGTTGCGTCACGCGGCCGCGGTTCACCGTGTTGGTGATCTTGCCGAAGATTTCGTTCGCTACATGCGGCGCGTAGGAGTCAAACTGCGCGTGGTTGAAGAAGTTGAAGAACTCAGCGCGGAACTGCAGCGAGGGGAACTGGTCCCCGCCCCGGCGCAGCGCGAACTCGCGCTCCACAGCAAAGTTCATGTTGGTGGTGCCATCGGTGCGGAACGAGTTAAAGCCCAGGTTGCCGCGACCGCCGACCGGAAGATTGGTGTCGAAATATTCCTTGCGCAGAATTGTTGTGGACGTGTCGGGATGGTCCACGCTCTTGCCGATGATGGCTGGCTTCAGAATGTTTGGCCGCTCCTGCCCGATGCCGTCCACGTTGCCGAAGCCCGGCGCGTCCGAGCCCGTGTGCAGCATGTAGGGCGTGCCGGAGCGCAGCGTTAGCGTGCCCGAGCTGCGCCAGCCGCCGACTATCTTGTTGACCAGTCCACTGCCCAACAGGGCGGTGGGAAGCTGATGCCGAAACGTAAGCGAGAAAGCGTGCGGCGTATCAAAATTTTCTACGGCCTTCAGGTCGCCAACAATATTGAACGGCTCCATGCTGATGTGCCGACCGGTGCCGATGTCGGCGAAGTTGGTGTCACCGGTGTTGATGGCCTTAGAGAAGACGTAGCGCGCCGTCCAAGTGATCGAGCGGCCGGTGCGGCGGTCGAACGCTACCTGCAGCGAATCATAGTATGAGATGCCACCGTTGGTTACCGTGGAGATAGCCAGGTAGCGCGAGTCGGGCCGGCGCTCATCCACGTTGCGAGTGGTGGCCACCACTCCGGGCACATTCACGCCGCGATTGCTGATCACTTCCCAGGGCATCTTTACCGTGCGGCTGCCGGCATATCCGGTGCGGAAGAACAGCCCGCCGGGCAGCTCGCGCTCGATGGAGAAGCTGTAGACATGCATGTACGGCGCGACCAGGTCGGGGCTGAGCAGGTTCAGGCCGGAACGTAGATTGGCCGTGTCCACGCCCGCCACGGACGCCAGTGGATTCACCAGGTTGGGGCTGTCATCAATGGAGATAACTTTCACATCGGGCGGGTTGAAGCGGGCACGCTGATAAAGCAGTGGATAGATGGACGAATACCACCAACCGTAGCCGCCGCGCAGAGCCACCTTGCCGCCGCGCGGATTCCACGCGAATCCCGCGGTGGGGCCGAAATTATTGGCGTCAGTGCCGAAGCCCACATCGGTGCGATCATTCACTTCAACCGGCTTGGTAACTACTTCATGCCGCATGCCGAGCGTGAGTGTGAACGTGGGCAACAGCTTGATGCGATCCTGAAGGTAGACTGCGTGCTCCCAGTTGCGGAAGCCACGGTAGAAGTCGCCGAGGTTGATCTTGAATGTTGTCGGCAAGCCGAGACGGAAATTCTCCACAGCGGAGCGGCCGGCGTTGCGGCTGAACTCGAATGAGCCGCGCGAGTTGTCGCTCTGCAGGTCGTTTATCTGCAGCCGCGAGACCAGGACCCCGGCGGTGATGGTGTGCCTGCCGCGTACTTGCGTAGCTTCCGGCGCAACGTGAAAGCGATTCTCGACGCGCAGCCGCGGATAGCTCGAGCCGGGGCCGATGTTGGAGAAGTCTCCATTGCGGCCAAACGCAATGTCGGGGACGTTAGTGATGCCCAGTGGCGCGAGCAAATTCCGGTAGGACTCAGTGGGCGCTAGCGAGACGCGCAGACGGTCGAAGTTGAGCACCAGGCGGGCCGTAGTATTCGGCGAGACGGTGTGAATTTCCGTCAGGTGCGCGCTCTGCGGGCGCAGCAATGTAATGGGATTCTGGCCTACGATCAGCTCGAAGGGCTTTTCAGTGGCGTCATAGTAGCGTTGCTCGAAAACAATCTGGTCCTTACCGGTGGGCCGGAGGTCGAAACGTCCCGTGTAGGCGGTGCTGGAGATGTCGCGCAGGCCGTTGGTATTGAGCTGGCGTGAGTTGATGTCCGGCCGATTGGGCAGCTGGTTGGGGTAAGCGCTGAATAGGCGCGAAATCATCGCGCGTGACGCCGGATCAGTGGTCAGCGGCGTGCGCTCCTCCGGCAGCGGCACCTGAATGTTTCCGTTCACGTAGCCAGTCTCTTCCGCCTTGCTCCAGGCAAAATCGAACGACAGCTTGCTCTTCACGATGGGTCCGCCGATGGTGGCGCCAAACTCATTGCGCCGCGACGGGAGCAAGCCGCCGGCCTGGAAAAATGAGCGGGCATTCAGCCGGCTGTTCTGATGTGTTTCATAGAGCGACC is a genomic window of Acidobacteriota bacterium containing:
- a CDS encoding TonB-dependent receptor, which produces MTVIHKSFFHVRLAVLSLALLVAASGHAAGPLNGRVSDLNGAPVSGAQVTVKAAESATAKSATTAADGKFTMETLPAGVYTITIRRQGFADMVRQYVASDSEPARELSFRLQSTRPQAISLGADELNPNVFVVKLDANEAQRQLGSRGANAALPTDFRSVENSYGSHFGFQMRSLDVTRPRNLLGEYHGSLYETHQNSRLNARSFFQAGGLLPSRRNEFGATIGGPIVKSKLSFDFAWSKAEETGYVNGNIQVPLPEERTPLTTDPASRAMISRLFSAYPNQLPNRPDINSRQLNTNGLRDISSTAYTGRFDLRPTGKDQIVFEQRYYDATEKPFELIVGQNPITLLRPQSAHLTEIHTVSPNTTARLVLNFDRLRVSLAPTESYRNLLAPLGITNVPDIAFGRNGDFSNIGPGSSYPRLRVENRFHVAPEATQVRGRHTITAGVLVSRLQINDLQSDNSRGSFEFSRNAGRSAVENFRLGLPTTFKINLGDFYRGFRNWEHAVYLQDRIKLLPTFTLTLGMRHEVVTKPVEVNDRTDVGFGTDANNFGPTAGFAWNPRGGKVALRGGYGWWYSSIYPLLYQRARFNPPDVKVISIDDSPNLVNPLASVAGVDTANLRSGLNLLSPDLVAPYMHVYSFSIERELPGGLFFRTGYAGSRTVKMPWEVISNRGVNVPGVVATTRNVDERRPDSRYLAISTVTNGGISYYDSLQVAFDRRTGRSITWTARYVFSKAINTGDTNFADIGTGRHISMEPFNIVGDLKAVENFDTPHAFSLTFRHQLPTALLGSGLVNKIVGGWRSSGTLTLRSGTPYMLHTGSDAPGFGNVDGIGQERPNILKPAIIGKSVDHPDTSTTILRKEYFDTNLPVGGRGNLGFNSFRTDGTTNMNFAVEREFALRRGGDQFPSLQFRAEFFNFFNHAQFDSYAPHVANEIFGKITNTVNRGRVTQLFMRLRF